A segment of the Corynebacterium resistens DSM 45100 genome:
TTCGATGCTGTCACCGCTGATCAACGGCGGTTCGGAAGGTCGCTCGGCGGCTGCAGGGGCTTCCTGCTCCGGTAGTGCTTCCAGGGCCGTGGGCGCTGGCTCACCTTCGGAAGCCTCCGTCGCAGAGGCTGCTGGCGCTGGGGTAGTTTCAGAAACTGTTTGCTCTGGGAGCTTTTCAATCTCGACGCCACGGTCTTCCCGGTCCTGCAATGCATCGGCATCGGGGATCCCTGTAGGCGTCGAAGAAGAAGCGGCCGAACCCGTGCCTGCCGTTCCCTGTGTTCCGGCACGCCAAAGCAGCCAGATGGCTAGGCCGAGAAAGGCCAAACCAATCAGCAGGGTGAGTACGGATCCAGTCATCAGGTAGGGGTTAAACCTCGCGACATCGTGAAGTAGCCGAAAGGCACCATCGTGCCCTTGGCAGCTTTCGAATTAGTCAGCGTTGAGTTTTTACTCGTTAGCAGCTGCGTAAGCTTCTGCATCCATGAGGTCCCCGGATTCGGAAACCTTGACCTCGTACAGCCACCCCTCACCGTATGGGTCCTCGTTGATCAGACCCGCGTTGTCATCGAGTGCCTCGTTTACCGCGACGACCTCGCCAGAAACTGGGGCGTAGATATCAGAAACGGACTTGGTGGATTCAACCTCACCGAAGGCTTCGCCGGCCTCAACTTCAGTACCTACCTCTGGCAGCTCAACGAAAACAATTTCGCCTAGCGCTTCGGCAGCAATGTGGGTGATGCCGACACGAACGGTCTCGCCTTCAACAACGGCAGAGGTGTTGACCCACTCGTGCTCTTCGGAGTACAGGAAGTCAGTTGGCAGTGCGGACATGTGTGTTGGCTCCTTAGCGTCGTTAACTCAGCGTGTCGGCACCCGCTATAAAATCACTGGTTACAAGCCAGTTCTTACAACTGAGCACCTAGTCGCAAATACTTTGACTCAACTGCGCATCTTACACGAGTGCTGCGCCATTTAAGCCCGTCTACGGTTGCTAAGTCAACAATAGTTTTAGGACCAACCGACAATGATTCCGATTTGTAAATAGGGCACACAATTAGCGCACCCTATTTCCCCTAGGCCTCACCTCCCCCTTGGGAGAATCGCTGGTAGGCCCCCTCGTCACGCTGAAGAACTGGGCGGAAGCAAACATGGGCGCCATTGAAAAAGCGCAACACGCTTACGACACTACCCAGTCCAGTAACTAACCCCTCCATACTGAAACGGCAGAGAATACGCCGGCGAGGGCCCCACTCTACTTCTCGCGCTTGTAGAACGGCAGTTCAACCACGGTGTAGTTATAGCGCTTACCGCGGATATCAACTTCAACGGTTGCGCCTACGGCAGCTGCACCCGACTCAATAGCTTCAGTGGAAACGTAAGCCAGCGCCACCGGGTGGCCCAGGGTTGGGGAAAGCGCTCCCGAAGTAACGCTGCCGATCGCCGTCTGCTCTCCGCCTGCGAATACTTCGTATCCACCGCGGGCCGCGCGGCGCCCCTCGCCAGTGAGACCGATGAGCTTCTGCTGCGCCCCATCCTCCTTGGCCGCGACAATGGCACTGCGACCAACAAAGGATTCCTTGGACTTTGTGGCAGCTAGCACGCCCAATCCTGCATCAACCGGGGAAAGCTTCAGTGAAAGCTCATTGCCATATAGAGGCATTCCGGCCTCCAGCCGTAGTGTGTCTCGGCACGCCAAACCACATGGCAGACCTTCGAACTTCGTGGCGTGATCCATCACTGTGGTCCACACGGATTCTGCTCCGTCGTTGCCCACAATGATTTCGAAACCATCTTCTCCTGTGTAACCAGTGCGAGCTACAATAACCGGCTGACCTGCAACAATTCCTTCAAATGCCGCATAGTAACCCAGCCCTTCAACGGCTTCCTCAACGGATTCGCCGGCACCAGATGCTGCAGGTGCGTTGGCAACGTTCTCCACGATGGAGTGCATTACAGCTGCGGCCTTCGGACCTTGAACAGCGACCATGGATGTTTCATCGGATTCATTGACAACTTCAACGTCGAAGTTTGAAGCCCGTTCCATCATGGCGGAAACCACGTTGGCCACGTTGCCAGCATTGGGAACCACTAGAAACTCGTCTTCACCAAGGCGGTAGGTGATCAGGTCGTCGATAATGCCACCAGACTCCGTGCAGATCATGGAGTACTTGGCTTTGCCGATCTTGACTGCGGACATCTTGGAGATGAACGCGTAATCCAAGTACGCACCCGCATCCTTACCCTTGACGCGAACTTCGCCCATGTGGGATAGGTCGAATACACCCACACGCTCGCGCACTGCCTTGTGCTCATCGAGTTCACTGCTGTACTTCAGTGGCATGTCCCAGCCACCGAAGTCCGTGAACCGCGCACCCAACTTTTCGTGCACCTTATGCAGTGCAGTTTCCTTCAGCTGTGCTTTATCAGCCATAACTCTTTAAAACCAAACCTTTCGGGTTTTCACTTCTATACCTGCAGAGAACTGAATTAGTCCTCGTTGATAGCGAACGCTTCCAGCGGTGGGCAGGAGCACACAAGGTTGCGGTCACCGTGGGCGTTATCAATGCGACGAACTGGGGTGAAGTACTTCGTAATGTGCAATCCGGGTACTGGGAAAGCTGCTTGGGTGCGGGTGAACTTGCCGCCAGAAACAGCCTCCTCGAAATCATCACGAGTAACGGAGTACGCAGTGAATGGCGCGTGGCGCAGCACAGATTCTTCTGCGGTGACCTTGCCCTCGATGACTTCCTGGATCTCTCCGTGGATGCTGATCATAGCCTCGATGAAGCGATCGAGTTCTTCCTTGTCCTCGGACTCAGTAGGTTCCACCATGAGGGTGCCCGGAACAGGGAATGCCAAGGTTGGAGCGTGGAATCCGTAGTCCATCAAACGCTTAGTTACATCTTCAGCGGTGATTCCGGACTGCTTGGTTAGCTCGCGCAAATCGAGGATGCACTCGTGGGCCACTAGATTGTTTTTTCCGGTGTACAGGGTCGGGAAGTAATCAGCGAGCTTGCGAGAAATGTAGTTTGCGTTGACCAAAGCCATACGCGAAGCCTCAGTAAGGCCTTCATCACCCATCAGTGCGATGTAGGACCACGTGATTGGTAGCACGCCCGCGGAGCCGTAGCGGGCACCAGAAACAGGCTGGCCCGCACTGTAGTCGTCCTCACCTTCCGGCAGGTCTGCACCTGGATCGGATGGCAGGAACGGAATGAGGTGCTCCGCCACGCAGACAGGGCCCACACCTGGGCCGCCACCACCGTGCGGAATCGTGAAGGTCTTGTGCAAGTTCAGGTGCGAAACATCGCCACCGAATTCACCAGGCTGGGCAAGGCCTACAAGTGCGTTGAGGTTCGCGCCATCAATGTAAACCTGGCCACCGGCCTCGTGAACCTTCTGGCAAACTTCGCGCACCTGCTCCTCATAAACACCATGAGTGGACGGGTAGGTGATCATGATGCCAGCAGTTTGCGGACCGTGCTTTTCCAGCTTGGCTTCCAAATCTGCAACGTCGATCGAACCGTCCTCGGCGTTCTTCACGGCCACGACCTTCAGGCCAGCCAGCGCAGCAGAAGCCGCATTCGTGCCGTGAGCGGAGGCTGGGATCAGCACGATATCGCGCTGATCATCACCGCGGGAGAGGTGGTAACGGTGGATTGCGAGCAGACCAGCAAACTCGCCCTGCGAACCAGCATTGGGCTGCACGGAAACCTTGGCATAACCGGTGATCTTGGAAAGGCGCTCTTCCAGATCTGCAATAAGCTCTAACCAGCCGGCAGCCTGGTCTTCTGGCACGTGCGGGTGGATGCCCGCGAACTCTGGCCACGTGATTGGTTCCATGGACACGGCTGCATTCAGCTTCATCGTGCACGAACCCAGCGGAATCATCGTACGGTCCAGCGCCAAGTCACGATCAGCCAGCTTGCGCAGGTAGCGCATCATCTGGGTCTCGGACGTTACGGAGTGGAAAATCGGGTGGGTCAAGATGTCATCGGTACGCAGCACACCTGCTTCAGAAAGTGGGCCGGCCTCCACAGAGAACTCCGCGGTATGGACCCCCACACCCGGCTTGTTGGCTAGCACCTCAACCAACTTGGCGATGTCCTCATCAGTGGTGGACTCGCCCACGGAGATACCGACGAACTTCTCATTCACGCGGCGCAGGTTGAAGCCAGCTTCGACGGCCGCGGACAGCGCGGCGTCGGCAGTAGAAAGAGTGGAAGAAACATCCACGGTAACGGTATCGAAGAAGGTGTCGTGTGCCAGTGGCAGGCCAGCCTCGGACAGTGCAACAGCCAAGGCAACGGCGCGCCCATGCACCTCGGTAGCAATACGGCGCAGCCCCGCAGGACCATGCCACACGGCATAGAAACCGGCGATAACCGCCAGCAGAGCTTGTGCGGTGCAAATGTTACTAGTGGCCTTATCACGACGAATGTGCTGTTCGCGAGTCTGCAAGGCGAGGCGGTAAGCAGGAGTGCCCTCTGCATCGATGGAAACGCCTACGATGCGCCCGGGCAGTTTGCGCTGCAGCTTTTCCGTACAAGAAATGAAGCCTGCGTGAGGGCCGCCGAAGAACAACGGCACGCCAAAACGCTGCGCCGAACCGACAGCAATATCGGCACCCTGCGCACCCGGCGCGGCAACCAACACCTGTGCCAAAAGGTCACACGCGACGGTAACCAGCGCACCCGCTTCCTTTGCAGCGGAAATCGGTGCGGATAGATCGCGCACCCGCCCCGTGGAACCAGGGTTGGAAAGCACCACACCAACGAGGTTTTCGTACGCGTTGAAATCGAAATCTTCAGCGGAAAGGTCGGCTACCTCCACTGGAATATCGGCAGCCTCTGCGCGTGCAAGCGTTACCGTGATGGACTGCTGGTGCAGGGAGGAGTCCAGCAGCACCACGCCACCGGCCTTAGCCGCCTTGGTATTGCCACGTGCCATCAGTTGCACGGCTTCGGCAACTGCGGTGGCTTCGTCCAGCAAGGATGCACCGGCCACAGGCAACCCGGTCAGATCCTGCACCATGGTCTGGAAGTTCAACAGCGCTTCTAGGCGACCTTGCGAAATTTCCGGCTGGTATGGCGTGTAGGCGGTGTACCAACCCGGGTTTTCCACCACGTTTCGGCGAATGACGGCTGGAGTGATCGTGTCGTAGTAGCCGTTGCCAATGAGCTGCTTCTTCACCACGTTCTTACCGGCAAAGGTGCGTAGAGCCGCAAGGGTATCCACCTCGCTCAGCGCCGATGGCAGCCCGATGGCCTGCTTCTGCTTAATGGAATCCGGCAAAGCAGCTTCCGCGAGTTCAGCGCTGGAACTGTATCCGAGAAACTCGAGGATCTCGGCTGTTGCTTGCTCGTTAGGACCAATATGGCGGGGGACAAAGGGTGCGTTTGTTTCCATGGGACGTTTTCAAACTTTCCGGTTTCTAGCACGGGCGATTGTCCTCCCCGCTCTGTCTTGGGTGCCTGAGAGCTTCAGTTGCTGACCTGCAGAAACCTTTCTCCTTCGGCGCCCGCGCCACCTACGACTGGGCGCGAGTCTTTCCAGAGTTGCCTTACCGTGGCGGTGCTGGTGCCTGAGAGTGTCTTCGGGGAGGTGTTGCTCCGTCGGCGGCCGGCGCTTGGCACGGCCTCTCCCACCACGGCTAATAACGGCGGTTCATTTTCATGAACTATGAAGTTGTAGCGTCCCCATCATATATTGCCTCTCCGACGGCTCCGCAGCCTTAGCGAATTTGGGCCAAATTCCCCGCGCCCCCGTGCCCGATGCGACACAATTGCTAGCATGTCAAAACTTTCTGCCTTTCTCCCCCAGTTCGTCAGTTCAACCATGCCTGCCGTCGATGGTGGAATTGCCGTTGTCACCGGCGCTTCTTCTGGCATCGGACGGGCAGTTGCTGCTGCCCTGGCTTCCCCTTCTTCCTCCGACGCCCCGCGCTTCACCGTCATCGGTACCAGCAGGAATCCAGAAAAAATCGACAACGCTTTACCCAATGTCGAATACCTCGCGCTGGACTTAGAGGCCCCTAGTTCCATAGACAGCTTTGCTGCGGAAGTCTTGAATCGTGGCACTCCTGCGGTTCTTATCAACAACGCAGGCGAAAGCCAGTCGGGCCCGCTGGAAGAACTCCCCCACGATGCTTTGACCCGCTTGTTCCAGCTCAATGTTCTGGGGCAGATTCAGCTGACACAGAAGTTCTTGCCTGCAATGCGAGCTGCGGGCAAGGGACGTATCACGATGGTGGGATCCATGTTGGGGAGTTTCCCACTCGCGTTTCGCAGTAGTTACGTAGCCAGCAAGGCGGCACTCAAGGGCTTTGCATTTGCGGGCAGGCGCGAAGTCCGACCGTTCGGCGTAAACATCAGTGTGATGGAACCTGGTTCCATCAACACTGGCCTTTCGGCACGTCGCACCAAATACATCGATATGGAGGGGCCGTATCGCACAGAATTCTCCACCATGTTGCACAATTTGGACCACAACGAATCCGTGGGAATCTCTGCAGAACGGGTGGCGGAAGAAATCCTCAGGTCCGTCACCGACGACCGGCCCAAGCCCCTGTACGC
Coding sequences within it:
- a CDS encoding SDR family oxidoreductase codes for the protein MSKLSAFLPQFVSSTMPAVDGGIAVVTGASSGIGRAVAAALASPSSSDAPRFTVIGTSRNPEKIDNALPNVEYLALDLEAPSSIDSFAAEVLNRGTPAVLINNAGESQSGPLEELPHDALTRLFQLNVLGQIQLTQKFLPAMRAAGKGRITMVGSMLGSFPLAFRSSYVASKAALKGFAFAGRREVRPFGVNISVMEPGSINTGLSARRTKYIDMEGPYRTEFSTMLHNLDHNESVGISAERVAEEILRSVTDDRPKPLYATGSMAPVIFPLSRLLPLETVHWIIGRKHGL
- the gcvH gene encoding glycine cleavage system protein GcvH, translated to MSALPTDFLYSEEHEWVNTSAVVEGETVRVGITHIAAEALGEIVFVELPEVGTEVEAGEAFGEVESTKSVSDIYAPVSGEVVAVNEALDDNAGLINEDPYGEGWLYEVKVSESGDLMDAEAYAAANE
- the gcvP gene encoding aminomethyl-transferring glycine dehydrogenase; amino-acid sequence: METNAPFVPRHIGPNEQATAEILEFLGYSSSAELAEAALPDSIKQKQAIGLPSALSEVDTLAALRTFAGKNVVKKQLIGNGYYDTITPAVIRRNVVENPGWYTAYTPYQPEISQGRLEALLNFQTMVQDLTGLPVAGASLLDEATAVAEAVQLMARGNTKAAKAGGVVLLDSSLHQQSITVTLARAEAADIPVEVADLSAEDFDFNAYENLVGVVLSNPGSTGRVRDLSAPISAAKEAGALVTVACDLLAQVLVAAPGAQGADIAVGSAQRFGVPLFFGGPHAGFISCTEKLQRKLPGRIVGVSIDAEGTPAYRLALQTREQHIRRDKATSNICTAQALLAVIAGFYAVWHGPAGLRRIATEVHGRAVALAVALSEAGLPLAHDTFFDTVTVDVSSTLSTADAALSAAVEAGFNLRRVNEKFVGISVGESTTDEDIAKLVEVLANKPGVGVHTAEFSVEAGPLSEAGVLRTDDILTHPIFHSVTSETQMMRYLRKLADRDLALDRTMIPLGSCTMKLNAAVSMEPITWPEFAGIHPHVPEDQAAGWLELIADLEERLSKITGYAKVSVQPNAGSQGEFAGLLAIHRYHLSRGDDQRDIVLIPASAHGTNAASAALAGLKVVAVKNAEDGSIDVADLEAKLEKHGPQTAGIMITYPSTHGVYEEQVREVCQKVHEAGGQVYIDGANLNALVGLAQPGEFGGDVSHLNLHKTFTIPHGGGGPGVGPVCVAEHLIPFLPSDPGADLPEGEDDYSAGQPVSGARYGSAGVLPITWSYIALMGDEGLTEASRMALVNANYISRKLADYFPTLYTGKNNLVAHECILDLRELTKQSGITAEDVTKRLMDYGFHAPTLAFPVPGTLMVEPTESEDKEELDRFIEAMISIHGEIQEVIEGKVTAEESVLRHAPFTAYSVTRDDFEEAVSGGKFTRTQAAFPVPGLHITKYFTPVRRIDNAHGDRNLVCSCPPLEAFAINED
- the gcvT gene encoding glycine cleavage system aminomethyltransferase GcvT; protein product: MADKAQLKETALHKVHEKLGARFTDFGGWDMPLKYSSELDEHKAVRERVGVFDLSHMGEVRVKGKDAGAYLDYAFISKMSAVKIGKAKYSMICTESGGIIDDLITYRLGEDEFLVVPNAGNVANVVSAMMERASNFDVEVVNESDETSMVAVQGPKAAAVMHSIVENVANAPAASGAGESVEEAVEGLGYYAAFEGIVAGQPVIVARTGYTGEDGFEIIVGNDGAESVWTTVMDHATKFEGLPCGLACRDTLRLEAGMPLYGNELSLKLSPVDAGLGVLAATKSKESFVGRSAIVAAKEDGAQQKLIGLTGEGRRAARGGYEVFAGGEQTAIGSVTSGALSPTLGHPVALAYVSTEAIESGAAAVGATVEVDIRGKRYNYTVVELPFYKREK